GAAGGGTCGACGAGCATTCCGTCGAGCCCGCGGTTCCCGGAGCTGGAGGAGCGGGTGCTCGCGTTCTGGAAGGCCGACGACACCTTCACGGCCTCCGTGGAGCGCAACCCGGCCGGGGAGAACGGCAGCAACGAGTTCGTCTTCTACGACGGCCCGCCCTTCGCGAACGGCCTGCCGCACTACGGCCACCTGCTGACCGGCTACGTCAAGGACATCGTGCCGCGCTACCAGACGATGCGCGGCCGGCACGTCGAGCGCCGGTTCGGCTGGGACTGCCACGGCCTGCCCGCCGAGCTGGAGTCGATGCGCCAGCTGGGGCTGAAGACGAAGGACGAGATCCTCGAGCTGGGCATCGACAAGTTCAACGACGCCTGCCGGGAGTCGGTGCTGCGCTACACCGACGAGTGGCAGGCCTACGTCACCCGCCAGGCGCGCTGGGTCGACTTCGAGCACGACTACAAGACTCTCGACATCTCCTACATGGAGAGCGTGCTCTGGGCCCTCAAGACCCTGTACGACAAGGGCCTGGTCTACGAGGGCCTGCGGGTGCTGCCCTACTGCTGGAACGACGAGACGCCGCTGTCCAGCCACGAGCTGCGGATGGACGACGAGGTCTACCAGAACCGGCAGGACCCGGCCGTCACCGTCGGCTTCCGGCTGGAGACCGGCGAGCTGGCGCTGATCTGGACGACGACGCCCTGGACCCTGCCCAGCAACCTCGCCATGGCCGTCAACCCGGCCATCGACTACGTCGTCGTCGAGCACACCGGCGAGGACGGGCGCAGCGAGCGGTACGTCCTCGCCGAGTCCCGGCTGGCCGCCTACGCCCGTGAGCTGGGCGAGGACGCCGCCGACCACGTCGTCGAGCGGCTGAAGGGCGCCGACCTGCTGGGCCGCCGCTACACCCCGCCGTTCCGCTACTTCGTCGGCACCGAGAACGCCCACGTGGTGCTGGCCGCCGACTACGTGACCACCGAGGACGGCACCGGCCTCGTGCACATCGCCCCCGCCTTCGGCGAGGAGGACAAGGCCGTCACCGACGCGGCCGGGATCGCCGTCGTCGTCCCCGTCGACGCGGCCGGCAGGTTCACCGCCGAGGTGCCCGAGTACGCCGGCCTGCAGGTCTTCGACGCCAACCTGGCGATCATCGACGACCTGCGCGCGGCGACCGGCTCGGTCTCCCCGGGCACGGTGCTGCTGCGCCGCGAGACCTACGACCACCCCTACCCGCACTGCTGGCGCTGCAAGAACCCGCTGATCTACAAGGCCGTCTCCAGCTGGTTCGTCGCCGTGACCGCGATCAAGGAGCGGATGGTCCAGCTCAACGACCAGATCACCTGGGTGCCCGAGCACGTCAAGGACGGCCAGTTCGGCAAGTGGCTGGCCGGCGCCCGGGACTGGTCGATCAGCCGCAACCGCTTCTGGGGCAGCCCGATCCCGATCTGGAAGTCCGACGACCCGGCCCACCCGCGCGTCGACGTCTACGGCTCCATCGCCGAGCTGGAGGCCGACTTCGGCGTCGAGGTGACCGACCTGCACCGGCCCTACGTCGACCAGCTGACCCGGCCGAACCCCGACGACCCGACGGGGCGCTCGACCATGCGCCGGATCGAGGACGTCCTCGACGTCTGGTTCGACTCGGGCTCGATGCCCTACGCCCAGGTGCACTACCCGTTCGAGAACGCCGACTGGTTCGAGCACCACTACCCGGGCGACTTCATCGTCGAGTACATCGGCCAGACGCGCGGCTGGTTCTACACGATGCACGTGCTGGCCACCGCCCTCTTCGACCGGCCCGCGTTCCAGAACTGCATCAGCCACGGCATCGTGCTGGGCAGCGACGGGCAGAAGATGAGCAAGTCGCTGCGCAACTACCCCGACGTCAGCGAGGTGTTCGACCGCGACGGCGCCGACGCGATGCGCTGGTTCCTGATGTCGTCGCCGATCCTGCGGGGCGGCAACCTCGTCGTCACCGAGCAGGGCATCCGCGAGGGCGTCCGGCAGGTGATGATCCCGCTCTGGAACGCCTGGTACTTCTTCTCCCTGTACGCCAACGTGGCCGACGGTGGAGGCGACGGTGCGGGCGCGCCCTCGAGCCCCGGGCGGGGCTACGAGGCGCAGGAGCGCTACGACTCCGACGACGTCCTCGACCGCTACGTCCTCGCCAAGCTGCGCGACCTCGTGGAGACGCTCACCACCGAGCTCGACCGCCTCGAGGTGGCCGCCGCCTGCGACGCCACCCGCGGCTTCCTCGAGGTGCTCTCGAACTGGTACATCCGGCGCTCCCGCGAGCGGTTCTGGGACGGTGGGTCCGCCGCCTCGCACGCCGCGTTCGACACCCTGCGCACGGTGCTGGAGGTGCTCTGCCGGGCGATCGCCCCGCTGCTGCCGCTGACCACCGAGGAGATCTGGCGCGGCCTGACCGGCGGCCGCTCGGTGCACCTGACCGACTGGCCGGACGCCGCGCTGCTGCCCGCCGACGACGCCCTGGTCGCCGCGATGGACCGGGTCCGCGAGGTCTGCTCGACCGGCTCCGGCCTGCGCAAGGCCGAGAACCTCCGCGTCCGGCTGCCGCTGGCCAAGCTGACCGTGGTGGCCGACGACGCGGCCGCGCTGGAGCCCTTCCGCAGCCTCGTCGCCGACGAGCTCAACGTGCGGACGGTCGAGCTCACCCACGTCGACGCCGGCGACGCGTCCGCCTTCGGGGTGCGGCAGACCCTGCAGGTCAACGCCCGCGCCGCCGGCCCGCGGCTGGGCAAGCAGGTGCAGGTCGCCATCAGGGGCAGCAAGAGCGGCGACTGGTCGGTGGCCGACGACGGCACCGTCACCGCCGGCGGCATCGCGCTGGTCGAGGGGGAGTACACGCT
The window above is part of the Friedmanniella luteola genome. Proteins encoded here:
- the ileS gene encoding isoleucine--tRNA ligase encodes the protein MTYPKQTTGPSTPDPVEGSTSIPSSPRFPELEERVLAFWKADDTFTASVERNPAGENGSNEFVFYDGPPFANGLPHYGHLLTGYVKDIVPRYQTMRGRHVERRFGWDCHGLPAELESMRQLGLKTKDEILELGIDKFNDACRESVLRYTDEWQAYVTRQARWVDFEHDYKTLDISYMESVLWALKTLYDKGLVYEGLRVLPYCWNDETPLSSHELRMDDEVYQNRQDPAVTVGFRLETGELALIWTTTPWTLPSNLAMAVNPAIDYVVVEHTGEDGRSERYVLAESRLAAYARELGEDAADHVVERLKGADLLGRRYTPPFRYFVGTENAHVVLAADYVTTEDGTGLVHIAPAFGEEDKAVTDAAGIAVVVPVDAAGRFTAEVPEYAGLQVFDANLAIIDDLRAATGSVSPGTVLLRRETYDHPYPHCWRCKNPLIYKAVSSWFVAVTAIKERMVQLNDQITWVPEHVKDGQFGKWLAGARDWSISRNRFWGSPIPIWKSDDPAHPRVDVYGSIAELEADFGVEVTDLHRPYVDQLTRPNPDDPTGRSTMRRIEDVLDVWFDSGSMPYAQVHYPFENADWFEHHYPGDFIVEYIGQTRGWFYTMHVLATALFDRPAFQNCISHGIVLGSDGQKMSKSLRNYPDVSEVFDRDGADAMRWFLMSSPILRGGNLVVTEQGIREGVRQVMIPLWNAWYFFSLYANVADGGGDGAGAPSSPGRGYEAQERYDSDDVLDRYVLAKLRDLVETLTTELDRLEVAAACDATRGFLEVLSNWYIRRSRERFWDGGSAASHAAFDTLRTVLEVLCRAIAPLLPLTTEEIWRGLTGGRSVHLTDWPDAALLPADDALVAAMDRVREVCSTGSGLRKAENLRVRLPLAKLTVVADDAAALEPFRSLVADELNVRTVELTHVDAGDASAFGVRQTLQVNARAAGPRLGKQVQVAIRGSKSGDWSVADDGTVTAGGIALVEGEYTLQTVVADADPSDQRAVAMLPGGGFVILDTAVTPELAAEGLARDVIRAVQQARREAGFEVSDRIALTLGGGADLVAAVHTHAALIRTETLATSLEAAEQPLGPDAVDIGDKQRVAVTVSRA